One genomic window of Anguilla anguilla isolate fAngAng1 chromosome 13, fAngAng1.pri, whole genome shotgun sequence includes the following:
- the LOC118211346 gene encoding uncharacterized protein LOC118211346, giving the protein MCLSVMFSLCCAQVWEVNMRLKLQDMGRELGMSPSSSEAPPMSAQDTQRAALADLESAALEKAAAAERYSRWYFDARLVARRALRELAEALAHPLARTPHTLSAVVGDTVTGLLGAVMEPANHRASSRAFSEVAVGVAVCVHKDLRAAGWAEERAFGAQCWRWARPSMMGVLHKALLEQTGSPGALQAALRGNSAAVTSAIATAIAKALLTAADTALNAGPATPEEEGQIPAASDPVDTAMQTETPATSLVKTDAHKTTLEETDSQKTPLEEMDSQKTPLEEKTSLEEVDSQKTSREEVDSQKISCEEMDSQKISCEVIDPQKTPLEEKTSPEEMDYQQMSREEMDSQKTSWEETDSQKTSWEETDSQKTPLEEKTSPEEMDSQKTSLEKMDSQKTLLEDSQKTSLVEKTFRKEMDSQKTPLEEKTSLEEETSREEIDSQQMSCEEMDSQKTYWEEIDSQKTPLEEKTSLEEETSWEEMDSQKTLLEDSQKTSLVEKTFRKEMDSQKTPLEEKTSLEEETSREEIDSQQMSCEEMDSQKTYWEEIDSQNTPLEEKTSQEEKTSREEVDSQKTSREVVESQKTSCEEMGSQKTFLEEMDYQKTSWEEMDSQKTSWEEMDSQKTPLEEKTSLEEKTFQEKMDSQQTPWEEMNSQKTSREEMDSQKTISLAESEAAMTSPLQTEVEMAALEEITMTEEPLAEERKKQDGFDMQIPVPLETAAGDKLLGLPHKAKKQKKGIRRFFGHLWKALKRSCCCCVSVETT; this is encoded by the exons ATGTGTCTGTCAGTGATGTTTTCCTTGTGCTGTGCTCAGGTCTGGGAGGTGAACATGAGGCTAAAGCTGCAGGACATGGGCAGAGAACTGGGAATGAGTCCCAGCAGCTCAGAAGCACCTCCGATGAGCGCCCAGGATACCCAGCGTGCCGCTCTCGCTGACCt ggAGTCTGCAGCTCTGGAGAAAGCAGCGGCTGCAGAGAGGTACTCCAGGTGGTATTTTGATGCCCGCTTGGTCGCGCGTCGGGCATTGCGAGAGCTGGCAGAGGCTCTGGCACACCCGCTCGCCCGCACCCCGCACACCCTGTCAGCGGTGGTGGGGGACACCGTCACTGGCCTGCTCGGCGCCGTCATggagccagccaatcacagagcgtCGAGCAGGGCCTTCAGCGAGGtggcggtgggcgtggccgtTTGTGTGCACAAAGACCTGCGCGCAGCGGGATGGGCGGAGGAGCGAGCTTTCGGGGCGCAGTGCTGGAGGTGGGCCAGGCCCAGCATGATGGGGGTGCTCCACAAGGCCCTGCTGGAGCAGACCGGGTCACCTGGGGCCCTGCAGGCCGCCCTGAGAGGGAACAGCGCCGCGGTCACCTCCGCCATCGCCACCGCCATCGCCAAGGCCCTTCTCACGGCTGCTGATACAGCCCTGAACGCCGGCCCTGCCACGCCCGAGGAAGAGGGGCAGATTCCTGCAGCATCAGATCCTGTGGACACTGCAATGCAAACTGAGACACCAGCAACATCTCTGGTGAAGACAGATGCACACAAGACTACACTGGAGGAAACTGACTCCCAAAAGACTCCACTGGAGGAAATGGACTCCCAAAAGACTCCACTGGAGGAAAAGACATCACTGGAGGAAGTGGACTCCCAAAAGACATCTCGGGAGGAAGTGGACTCCCAAAAAATATCCTGTGAGGAAATGGACTCCCAGAAGATATCCTGTGAGGTAATTGACCCCCAAAAGACTCCACTGGAGGAAAAGACATCCCCGGAGGAAATGGACTACCAACAGATGTCCAGGGAGGAAATGGACTCCCAAAAGACATCCTGGGAGGAAACTGACTCCCAAAAGACATCCTGGGAGGAAACTGACTCCCAAAAGACTCCACTGGAGGAAAAGACATCCCCGGAGGAAATGGACTCACAAAAAACATCCCTGGAGAAAATGGACTCCCAAAAAACATTGCTGGAGGACTCACAAAAAACATCCCTGGTGGAAAAGACATTCCGGAAGGAAATGGACTCCCAAAAGACTCCACTGGAGGAAAAGACATCACTGGAGGAAGAGACATCCCGGGAGGAAATTGACTCCCAACAGATGTCCTGTGAGGAAATGGACTCCCAAAAGACATACTGGGAGGAAATTGACTCCCAAAAGACTCCACTGGAGGAAAAGACATCACTGGAGGAAGAGACATCCTGGGAGGAAATGGACTCACAGAAAACATTGCTGGAGGACTCACAAAAAACATCCCTGGTGGAAAAGACATTCCGGAAGGAAATGGACTCCCAAAAGACTCCACTGGAGGAAAAGACATCACTGGAGGAAGAGACATCCCGGGAGGAAATTGACTCCCAACAGATGTCCTGTGAGGAAATGGACTCCCAAAAGACATACTGGGAGGAAATTGACTCCCAAAACACTCCACTGGAGGAAAAGACATCACAGGAGGAAAAGACATCTCGGGAGGAAGTGGACTCCCAAAAGACATCTCGGGAGGTAGTGGAATCCCAAAAGACATCCTGTGAGGAAATGGGCTCACAAAAAACATTCCTGGAGGAAATGGACTACCAAAAGACATCCTGGGAGGAAATGGACTCCCAAAAGACATCCTGGGAGGAAATGGACTCCCAAAAGACTCCACTGGAGGAAAAGACATCCCTGGAGGAAAAGACATTTCAGGAGAAAATGGACTCCCAACAGACGCCTTGGGAGGAAATGAACTCCCAAAAGACATCCCGGGAGGAAATGGACTCCCAAAAGACTATATCCCTGGCTGAAAGTGAGGCGGCTATGACATCACCACTGCAAACTGAGGTTGAAATGGCAGCGCTGGAGGAGATCACTATGACTGAAGAACCTCTggcagaggagagaaaaaagcagGATGGA TTTGACATGCAGATCCCAGTTCCCCTGGAAACAGCAGCGGGGGATAAACTCCTGGGCCTTCCACACA AGGCaaagaagcagaaaaaaggAATCAGGCGCTTCTTCGGTCACTTGTGGAAGGCCCTGAAacgcagctgctgctgctgcgtttCTGTGGAGACCACCTGA
- the prelid3b gene encoding PRELI domain containing protein 3B produces MKIWTSEHIFNHPWETVTKAAMQKYPNPMNPSVFGVDVLDRCVDTQGRLHSHRLLSTEWGLPSIVKALIGATRTRTYVQEHSVVDPEEKTFELKSTNITGTNLVSVDERLTYRPHPHDPEKTILTQEALITVKGVSLSSYLEGVMATSISANAGKGREAMEWVIRRLNTEIEELAATARGTIRAPMAAAVTEK; encoded by the exons ATGAAAATCTGGACATCAGAGCACATATTCAA CCACCCCTGGGAGACGGTGACCAAGGCGGCGATGCAGAAGTACCCCAACCCCATGAACCCCAGCGTGTTCGGCGTGGACGTGCTGGACCGGTGCGTGGACACGCAGGGCAGACTCCACAGCCACCGGCTCCTGAGCACAGAGTGGGGCCTCCCCTCCATCGTCAAAGCC CTGATCGGAGCCACGCGAACACGCACGTACGTCCAGGAGCATTCGGTGGTGGATCCCGAGGAGAAGACATTCGAACTGAAGTCCACAAAT ATCACGGGCACTAACCTGGTGTCTGTGGACGAGAGGTTGACgtacagaccacacccacatGACCCGGAGAA GACGATACTGACACAAGAGGCGCTCATCACTGTGAAAGGGGTCAGCTTGAGCAGCTACCTGGAGGGCGTCATGGCAACCTCCATCTCTGCAAACGCCGGGAAG GGTCGTGAGGCCATGGAGTGGGTGATTCGCCGGCTGAACACGGAGATCGAGGAGCTGGCGGCCACCGCCCGCGGAACCATCCGGGCCCCCATGGCTGCGGCAGTCACAGAGAAATGA
- the atp5f1e gene encoding ATP synthase subunit epsilon, mitochondrial, with amino-acid sequence MVAYWRQAGLSYIRFSAICARVVRAALKPEFKLEAVKAAETNVKVIKPAKT; translated from the exons ATGGTGGCTTACTGGAGACAGGCGGGCCTGAG CTACATCCGCTTCTCGGCCATCTGCGCGAGAGTGGTGCGGGCCGCGCTAAAACCCGAGTTCAAGTTAGAAGCCGTAAAAGCCGCGGAGACTAACGTCAAAGTCATCAAACCAGCGAAGACAT GA